Proteins encoded by one window of Deinococcus yavapaiensis KR-236:
- the aac(3) gene encoding aminoglycoside 3-N-acetyltransferase — protein sequence MAEPARPLVTIDDLQRDLLALGVQAGQVLMLHASVKRVGWVVGGPDALLRALLDLVTPTGTLMMLAGWEDNPYELNDWTEEKRQAYLQACPAFDPQTSRADHREMSILAEYLRTTSGARRSTHPSSSFVALGAQAEHLLSCQPDQYPFGHDSPLGRFCALGGQVLLLGELFENMTVLHHAEQLARLPNKRVVRYRMPILQDGRRVWKTFEEYDTTNGIADWPVEYFEVIGRSYVNEGRGRVGRVGAAPAFLLDGRSLVEFGQQWMELHLARSTDASALQ from the coding sequence ATGGCCGAGCCCGCCCGCCCGCTCGTGACGATCGACGATCTCCAACGAGATTTGCTTGCCTTGGGCGTGCAAGCGGGCCAAGTGCTGATGCTGCACGCTTCTGTGAAACGCGTCGGTTGGGTGGTCGGCGGTCCGGACGCCTTACTCCGGGCGCTCTTGGATCTCGTGACGCCCACGGGAACGTTGATGATGCTCGCCGGCTGGGAAGATAATCCATACGAGCTCAATGACTGGACGGAAGAAAAGCGACAGGCGTACCTCCAGGCGTGTCCAGCCTTCGATCCGCAAACGTCGCGCGCCGATCACCGTGAGATGAGCATCTTGGCGGAATACCTGCGCACGACGTCAGGCGCCCGACGCAGCACGCACCCGTCGTCGTCGTTTGTCGCGCTGGGCGCGCAGGCCGAGCACCTGTTGTCGTGCCAGCCGGACCAGTACCCGTTCGGTCACGACTCGCCACTGGGCCGCTTCTGCGCGCTGGGGGGACAAGTGCTGCTGCTGGGCGAACTCTTCGAAAACATGACGGTCCTGCACCACGCCGAGCAGCTTGCACGGTTGCCGAATAAACGCGTGGTGCGTTACCGCATGCCGATCCTGCAAGACGGACGGCGGGTGTGGAAAACGTTCGAAGAGTACGACACCACGAATGGAATCGCGGACTGGCCTGTGGAGTACTTCGAGGTGATCGGCCGCTCGTACGTCAATGAGGGCCGTGGGCGCGTCGGTCGAGTGGGCGCCGCTCCTGCCTTCTTGCTCGACGGCCGAAGTCTCGTCGAGTTCGGCCAGCAGTGGATGGAACTTCACCTTGCACGTTCTACCGATGCGTCCGCCCTTCAATAA